In the Thermomicrobiales bacterium genome, CTATGGCTGGTGCGGCAAGGGGATCGCGATGCGAGCCAAGGGTATGGGCTCGCGGGTGATCGTGACCGAGATCAACCCGACCAGAGCGCTCGAGGCGGCGATGGATGGATTCGCGGTCACGACAATGTCGCGCGCAGCGACGATCGGCGACATCTTCATCACCGCGACCGGCAACATCAATGTCATCGATCGCGACGACTTCGAGAACATGCGTGATGGCGCGATTATCAGCAACGCCGGGCATTTCAACTCCGAGATCAATATGTCGGCGCTGGAGGAGATGTCAGGCGAAGGCCGACGGATGCTCCGCCCATTCGTCGAGGAATACCAGATCGCCGCGGATAAGCACGTGATTGTGCTCGGTGATGGCCGGCTGATCAATCTGGCGGCGGCCGAGGGTCATCCCGCCAGCGTCATGGACATGTCGTTCGCGAATCAGGCGTTGGCGTGCTCGTATCTCGTCGCCCATGGCAGCGAGCTGGAAAAGCGCGTCTATGTCGTGCCGGCCGAGATCGACCAGCAGATCGCGCGCCTGAAGTTGCGGGCGATGGGCATCGAGGTCGACGAGCTTACCGAGGAGCAGATCGCCTACCTGAGCTCGTGGGAACACGGGACCTGAGGCATCGCCCGACCCCATCGCTGTTTACGCTGACTACGGGCTGGTAACTGGAGGAGAACTGTCACAATGCCGACATCGTTCATGCGATCGCCCCAGGTGTTCTTCACATCGGAGTCGGTAACTGAGGGGCACCCGGATAAGCTCTGTGACCAGATTTCCGACGCAATCCTCGACGAGATTCTCGCGAAGGATAACCGTGCGCGTGTCGCGTGCGAAACGGCCACGACGACCGGTCTGGTGCTGGTGTTCGGCGAGATCACGACGAAGACCTACGTCGACATTCCGAAGATCGTCCGTGAAGTCGTGAAGGATATCGGCTACACAAGCGACTCCTACGGTTTCGACGCGAACACGTGCGGGGTCATGACCTCGATTTCGGAACAGTCCACCGACATCCAGGGTGCGGTCGACGATTCGCTGGAGACGCGATCCGGCGAACAACAGGACACGCGCGACCGGGTCGGCGCGGGCGACCAGGGAATGATGATCGGCTTCGCTTGCGACGAGACCCCGGAGCTGATGCCGCTTCCGATCTCGCTCGCTCATCATCTGACTCGTCGTCTCGCGGGCGCGCGGCGCGACGGCTCATTGCCTTTCCTTCGACCGGACGGCAAGAGCCAGGTCACGATCGAATATGAGCACGGTATTGCCAAGCGCGTCGACACGGTTCTGATCTCGACACAGCACGACAAGGACGTCACTGAGCGCGATGTCCGGGACGGAGTGATCGAGGAAGTCATCCACCATGTCATCCCTGCAGAGATGTTCGACGCGAAGACAAAGATCCTCGTGAATCCGAGCGGTCGCTTCGTCATCGGTGGCCCAATGGGGGATGCCGGCCTGACGGGGCGCAAGATCATCGTCGATACCTACGGGGGGATGGCCCGCCACGGTGGTGGCGCTTTCTCGGGCAAAGATCCGACGAAGGTCGACCGTTCGGGCGCCTATGCCGCGCGTTACGTGGCGAAGAACATCGTTGCGGCCGGCCTGGCGCAACGGTGCGAATTGCAGATCTCTTACGCCATCGGCGTGGCTCACCCGTTGTCGTATCACATCGAGACGTTCGGGACCGGAGTCATCTCTGATGAGCGGTTGGGTGCGCTGGTCATGGATATGTTCGACTTGCGCCCACTGGCGATTATCGAAGACCTCGACCTGATGCGCCCGATCTATCGCCAGGTCGCCGCCTACGGGCACTTCGGCCGGCCGGACCTTGACCTGCCCTGGGAGCGCACTGATCTTGCGGAGGCGCTGCGCGAGGCGGCTGGGCCGCTGGCGACGCGCGTCTCCTGAGCGCTTGATCGAGCGCAGTGACGACGGCGGTTATCACCGGCGCGTCGGGCTTCGTAGGGCGCCATCTGGTCCACGAGCTCGAGCAAGAGACCGACTGGCGGGTTGTTGGCCTGGCCAGGCACGCGTCGGTGCTTGGCGCCCGCACCCATGTCCTTGCCTGTGACCTGCTCGACGAGGCGCTCGTGCGCCGGACTATCGAGCACGTCGCGCCGGACGTTATCTTTCACCTGGCGAGCCACAGCTACGTTCCGCAGTCAGTAGCCGCGCCGGCAGAGACGCTGACGAACAATCTCGTCGGCCAGCTCAATGTGCTCGAAGCAGTCCGCTCTGCTGGTTTGAGCGCCGGGATCGTCGCTATCTGCTCGGCGGAAGAATACGGGTTCGTCGGGCCGGACGAGACGCCGATCACCGAATCCCAGCCATTTCGCCCCGGCAATCCCTATGCGGTGTCGAAGATCGCTCAGGACATGCTCGCCTATCAGTACGCGCTTTCATACGGGATGCCAGTCGTCCGGATGCGTCCGTTCAGCCATATCGGTCCCGGACAGAGCGACCGATTCGTGCTTTCGAGCTTCGCTCGCCAGATCGTGGACGCGGAGATGGGTCGGATCGAACCAGTGATCCTGGTCGGGAACCTGGACGCGGTTCGTGATTTCCTGGACGTGCGCGATGTCGTGCGCGCTTATCGGCTTGTGGCGGTCGACATCGTGCCCGGCGAGGTGTTCAATCTCGCCAGTGGCGTCGGACGCCGAATCGGCGACCTGCTCGACCTGCTCATCACGCTCTCCCGAGCGCCATTGGAGATTCGCCAGGATCCCGCCAGGCTACGGCCATCGGACGTGCCGGTGCTGATCGGTGATGCTTCCAGGTTTCGCTCGCGTGTGGGGTGGGAGCCCCGGGTGCCGATCGAGACGACGCTGACCGATATCCTCGACGATTGGCGTGTCCGGCTCGCGACGAGCAGCCGATAGGCGCTTCCTCCCTGCGTCAGTTCAGTGCCAGGGGATTGCGCCGATGATGATGTCGGCCAGCGCGTCGAGCATTGCGTGCCCTTCTTCAGCCGTTGCGCGAGCCGGATCGCCGAAGTAGCCGAGGTCGGCTCCGGCATCGGCGAATGTGCGCGCGCCAGCGCGGAGCCGGGCCGGAAGGTCGATCCAGACGGGGGAAGCGCGCGCATCTGTTCGACATCGACTACGTCTGGGCGAACCGCAAGGAGGATCGACGTTTCGTAGCCTCCAGCATGGCGGGCGCCGCGACGGAACTCCTCACTCAGCCGGCTGGCGTGAGCGTCAGATCGCTGGTCGGGTGCGCGCGTCGGAACGCCGCTTTGCTCTTCGGCGATGAGGCACGCGTGTTGGACGCGGGCGACATGCTCCGGCTCGAGGTGCGCGTTGCAGCAGATCAGCGCCCGATAGCCCTGTCGGGCCGCCTGCCCCAGGAGGCTTGCCAGATAGGCTTCGAATTGATCTGCCTCGACCGGTGTTGTCCCAGCGAATGAGGTTCCCGCGAAGGAGACCGTGTAGGCAATCGGCGGCAGGATGATCACCGGGACGCCAGATTCCTCGAGCCGGCCGGCCGCTCTCTCGGCGGTCGCCTCGGCGATAATGATGTCGGTGTCGAGCGGAAGATGCGGCCCGTGGGCTTCAATCGCGCCGATCGGCAGCAGCCCCACTGGTCGCTGGCGGAGCGCTTCATCGGCGGCCGGCCAGGTGAGATTCTGAAGACGCACTACTGGCTTTGTCACAATCGACATCCCCCTGTCTTATCGCCAGTCAGAGTATCCTATCGGCACGGATGATGCTGGTCGAGAGGATCGCACGCTCATGAAGATGCTGGTCGCGATTGTGCAGGACTATGATGCGTCGCGCCTGTTGCGAGACCTTATCGACGCGGGGTACGGAGCGACGTATATCGGCTCGACGGGTGGATTCCTGCGCAGCGGGACGGCCGCCGTCCTGATCGGCGTATCTGAGGAGCGAGCGAGCGCCGCGTTGGCGATCGTCCACCGTCTCGCCAGTGCGCGAGTGGCGGCTCAAACGACGACACCGAACGACCTTGAGGTGGAGTTTCTTTACGACCCGGACGATTCGGTCGAGATGGGCGGCGCGGATGTGTTTGTGCTGCGTGTCGCGCGCTTCGAGCGAATGTAGGCAATGACGCTTTCAGGCCCGACACGTCGGATGTCGCGATCGTTGTTGCGTTATTACGCTGCGTTGCGCCTCGCTGCCGGGTCGATGCTGGACATCGTTCCGGACGGAGCGGTCGCTGACGCGCCGCCAATCGTCCGTCGTTCCGAGAACGAACTGCCGTCGGGCTTCGATCGGCGTGAGTTGATACAGGTTGGTGGCATCACGCACGTCGTCACGCTGAGAACCGACAGCGAACGTCACGCACGCGGTATGAGCCTGAACTGATCTGAATGAGCCGGTGCCGCGCCGGCATCGCCCTGGCCGGCGCGGCAACCTCGGGTTGTCCGATCAGAAGCTCGAGAACGTAACGGGCGCGCCAGCGGCCCGCTGATCTTCGGTCAGCATGTCATGCAGCATCCGTTGCATGGCCATGATGTGGGCGCAGGTCCCCATTCCCTGAACCGCGAAGAAGTGGCACGTACAACTGAATTCTTCGCCGTCCATCGATGTCGTATACGAGTCGTTGTTACCCTGGAACTGGACGACGAATGACTGGAACTTGACGCGTTCGGGCTCTTCGGCATACCGACGGGACTTCTCGATCTTGGAGATCAACGACGAGTTCATGGCGGGTCTCCTTTCGCCGTTCCCCGTGCTGGCCCCACGCTCCGTGGGAGCCTGGACGGTATCGAAGGGGCCGCGCTGGGCGGGCGAACCGGCGACAGAGACGAATCAGCACCGCGGCTTTTCACCGGGTGCTGTCTAGAAGTCCGTCTCGACTGTCGTCGGCCGGTCCATGGCGGACCACCTTCCTTACGCCGTCCGTGATCATTACGCAGAGTCTAACAGAAGCGCGGTGGCCATCACACCCGCCGAGGCGTTCGGCCGCTTGGGTACAATCAACCGCAACGGGGAGGGAAGATGGCGAACACCGGGATGAGCGTAGCGGTGCTGACTGGCGGACAAAGCCGGAGGATGGGCGCCGATAAGGCACTCGTCGTGACACAGGGTCGGCCGCTGGTGGAGCACGTCGTCACTGTCGTCTCCGCGCTTACCGACGATGTGTTTCTCGTCGGCGATCGGCCTGCCTACCACCAGTTTGGATATCGCGTCGTCCCGGATGAGTATCCTGGCGGCGGCGCGCTTGGTGGAATCGCGACCGCTCTTCGTGCCGCGTGCCACGACAGAGTTCTCGTGGTGGCCTGCGATATGCCGTCGCTCTGTTCGGAACTGCTGGAGGCAATGGCCGCGATCGATGCTGACGTGGACGTGATCATTCCGAGGACGTCTGGCGCACGACAGGGACAGCCTGCCCACGAGACGTATGAGACGCTTCATGCGATTTACCGGCGTTCGTGTCTCCCCACACTTGAGCAGCGCCTTGCCGCCGGCCAACTGAAGATTGCGGACATCTTGCAGGACTTGCGGGTGTGTGCGCTCGACGAACCCTGGTTGCGCAGGCATGATCGCCACCTTGCGTCATTCGTCAATGTCAATTCTCCGAGTGATCTTGATCGTGTTCACAGCACAGAGCAGGAGTTGATGGGATGGTGACCAGTCGCGACTACTCGAAGTTCCTGAAGCCGGATGGGACACTGTATGTTCGGCATGTTCCGCGGTCGGTCTACGTCGAGATGGTTCGTGCCTATCAGCTTCGCCCCGATGTGGTCGAACAGGTGTTTGACGAGCTCTACTGGCTCTGGGATCTCGATCAGGCAGAGAAGAAGGCCATAGCCGAGGGGCGATCCGCCGACCGTGTCGAACTGGCGCACGGGATTATTGGCGAAATGTCCGACGATGACTGGTGGAAGATCACCGCCGCGTTCGAGGAGCATCTGATTGCAAGCTTTGGCAGTGACCCGGAGCAGTGGGCGGAATACCTCGACCCGGTCTACGATCTGCAAGAATCTGAGGGCTGGAGCGATCGTCAGTAGTTCGCTGGG is a window encoding:
- a CDS encoding cyclic-di-AMP receptor; translation: MKMLVAIVQDYDASRLLRDLIDAGYGATYIGSTGGFLRSGTAAVLIGVSEERASAALAIVHRLASARVAAQTTTPNDLEVEFLYDPDDSVEMGGADVFVLRVARFERM
- the metK gene encoding methionine adenosyltransferase; translation: MPTSFMRSPQVFFTSESVTEGHPDKLCDQISDAILDEILAKDNRARVACETATTTGLVLVFGEITTKTYVDIPKIVREVVKDIGYTSDSYGFDANTCGVMTSISEQSTDIQGAVDDSLETRSGEQQDTRDRVGAGDQGMMIGFACDETPELMPLPISLAHHLTRRLAGARRDGSLPFLRPDGKSQVTIEYEHGIAKRVDTVLISTQHDKDVTERDVRDGVIEEVIHHVIPAEMFDAKTKILVNPSGRFVIGGPMGDAGLTGRKIIVDTYGGMARHGGGAFSGKDPTKVDRSGAYAARYVAKNIVAAGLAQRCELQISYAIGVAHPLSYHIETFGTGVISDERLGALVMDMFDLRPLAIIEDLDLMRPIYRQVAAYGHFGRPDLDLPWERTDLAEALREAAGPLATRVS
- a CDS encoding GDP-mannose 4,6-dehydratase encodes the protein MTTAVITGASGFVGRHLVHELEQETDWRVVGLARHASVLGARTHVLACDLLDEALVRRTIEHVAPDVIFHLASHSYVPQSVAAPAETLTNNLVGQLNVLEAVRSAGLSAGIVAICSAEEYGFVGPDETPITESQPFRPGNPYAVSKIAQDMLAYQYALSYGMPVVRMRPFSHIGPGQSDRFVLSSFARQIVDAEMGRIEPVILVGNLDAVRDFLDVRDVVRAYRLVAVDIVPGEVFNLASGVGRRIGDLLDLLITLSRAPLEIRQDPARLRPSDVPVLIGDASRFRSRVGWEPRVPIETTLTDILDDWRVRLATSSR
- a CDS encoding molybdenum cofactor guanylyltransferase, translating into MANTGMSVAVLTGGQSRRMGADKALVVTQGRPLVEHVVTVVSALTDDVFLVGDRPAYHQFGYRVVPDEYPGGGALGGIATALRAACHDRVLVVACDMPSLCSELLEAMAAIDADVDVIIPRTSGARQGQPAHETYETLHAIYRRSCLPTLEQRLAAGQLKIADILQDLRVCALDEPWLRRHDRHLASFVNVNSPSDLDRVHSTEQELMGW